TTTTTCTCTGTACTCTTTGAGAAGTTTCAGTGTCGTTTTCAGCGTGCTGATGTTGAAACCGCCGCACAGGCCCTTGTCCGCGGTGACGCAGATGATATCGACCGTCCTGACGGGCAGATCGATTTGGACGAATCGGCTGCTGCTGCCGCCGACCTTGCTCTGATTGATTTCATAGGCGATCTCACTGACGAGTTCGTCGAGTTTCTGCGCGTAGATACGGGAGCGCTTCGCGAGCTCTTCGGCTCTTTTCAGTTTCGCCTGTGAAACAAGCTTCATCGCACGTGTCGTTTTTTGGGTGCCCTTGACACTGTTGATCTGAAGCTTAATCTCTTTCAAATTTGCCATTGGTGATCCTTGTGATTAGGCGCTGAACGAATTTTTGAATTCTTCCAGTGCTTTCTTCATCAACTCTTCGACCTCTTCGTCGATTTTTTTCTTCTCGCGGATCTGCTCGAAGACTTCCGGGAAGTTGGCTTCCACGAAGGGATAGAGTTCCGCTTCGAATTTCGTGACCGCATTGACCGGAATATCATCGAGATAACCGTTCGCGCCCGCATAGATGATCATAATCTGTTTCTCGACCGGCAGCGGGCTGTAGGGAGGCTGTTTCAGTACCTCGACCATCCGTGCACCGCGTTCGAGCTGAGCGCGTGTCGCATCGTCAAGGTCGCTTGCGAACTGGGCGAACGCCTCGAGTTCACGATACTGTGCAAGGTCAAGCCGCAGTGTACCGGACACCTGCTTCATTCCCTTGATCTGGGCCGCACCCCCGACGCGGGATACCGAGATGCCTACGTTGATCGCCGGGCGGATACCGCTGTTGAAAAGGTTCGTTTCGAGGAAGATCTGGCCGTCCGTGATCGAGATGACGTTGGTCGGAATATAGGCCGAAACGTCACCCGCCTGCGTTTCGATGATGGGAAGGGCTGTCAGCGAACCGGCACCCAGCTCGTCACTCAGTTTGGCCGCACGCTCGAGAAGACGTGAATGGAGATAGAATACGTCACCGGGGAACGCTTCGCGTCCCGGAGGTCGGCGGAGAATCAGCGACATTTCACGGTAAGCGACGGCGTGCTTGCTCAGGTCGTCGTAGATGATCAGCGCATGCTGTCCGTTGTCCCGGAAATATTCACCCATCGTGACGCCGGCGTAAGGGGCAAGGAACTGGAGTGCGGCCGATTCGGACGCACCGGCGTTGACGACGATCGTGTAGTCCATCGCGCCGTGCTCTTCCAGTTTCCTCACGATAGAGGCGACTGTCGACTGCTTCTGTCCGATGGCGACATAGATACAGACGACATCCTGTCCCTTCTGGCTGATGATGGAGT
This genomic interval from Hydrogenimonas urashimensis contains the following:
- the atpA gene encoding F0F1 ATP synthase subunit alpha, which codes for MSKLQADEISSIIKERIENFELSVDIDETGKVVSVADGIAQVFGLNNVMAGEMVEFEDGERGMVLNLEEASVGIVILGKGLNIREGMSVKRLGQLLKVPVGKEIVGRVVNALGEPIDGKGPIEAKEYRFVEEKAPGIMARKSVHEPLQTGIKAIDALVPIGRGQRELIIGDRQTGKTTVAIDSIISQKGQDVVCIYVAIGQKQSTVASIVRKLEEHGAMDYTIVVNAGASESAALQFLAPYAGVTMGEYFRDNGQHALIIYDDLSKHAVAYREMSLILRRPPGREAFPGDVFYLHSRLLERAAKLSDELGAGSLTALPIIETQAGDVSAYIPTNVISITDGQIFLETNLFNSGIRPAINVGISVSRVGGAAQIKGMKQVSGTLRLDLAQYRELEAFAQFASDLDDATRAQLERGARMVEVLKQPPYSPLPVEKQIMIIYAGANGYLDDIPVNAVTKFEAELYPFVEANFPEVFEQIREKKKIDEEVEELMKKALEEFKNSFSA